The Aureispira anguillae genome contains a region encoding:
- a CDS encoding DUF4340 domain-containing protein, protein MGRIIVLVVLFCGLGTFAFWKMNNPNMEKDTYAGNLHTMFALNNIDPINRVFLTDRSGNQALIERVEDLNWTYTNKVTGKKYRANPSAVYTLLQTLQKIRTREPINSAAMDNAVKSLAAKSTKVEIYDKDQNKLRVYYVGAMTNGGTGNLAIMEGSDQPYVAYIPNFQGTIGTRFITTEADWRDKAIFRNDINKLEFIQVDYQAPSQRTQSFKISKLNSGKFNVEPLNAEVEAFTQEQVNQDNASTYFEDFDVIAAEQIIYDKNLRDTTITTTPFAVVSYKASYHNEPQVFRIYSIYNPSADRGDGEAGHRQKIQRYFVDINEDNFFLAQHIVIRSMLWGYNFFFQREAVQLREDEATTKQSFPENKERDRNQQFKVIQE, encoded by the coding sequence ATGGGTAGAATAATTGTATTAGTAGTCCTTTTTTGTGGGCTAGGAACCTTTGCGTTTTGGAAAATGAATAATCCAAACATGGAAAAGGACACTTATGCAGGCAACCTGCATACTATGTTTGCATTAAATAATATTGATCCTATCAATCGTGTTTTTTTGACCGATCGATCTGGTAATCAAGCATTGATTGAGCGAGTAGAAGACTTAAATTGGACGTATACCAATAAAGTTACAGGCAAAAAATATAGAGCCAACCCCAGTGCGGTTTATACCCTTTTGCAAACGCTTCAAAAAATTCGCACCAGAGAGCCAATCAATAGTGCAGCAATGGATAATGCCGTAAAATCCTTAGCAGCCAAATCAACTAAGGTTGAAATTTATGACAAAGATCAAAACAAGCTACGGGTTTATTATGTTGGTGCAATGACTAATGGTGGTACGGGGAACTTAGCAATCATGGAAGGGTCAGACCAACCTTATGTGGCTTATATTCCTAATTTTCAAGGAACAATTGGCACTCGTTTTATTACCACAGAAGCAGATTGGAGAGACAAAGCTATTTTTAGAAATGACATCAACAAATTAGAATTCATTCAAGTTGATTACCAAGCTCCTAGCCAACGTACCCAATCTTTTAAAATTTCTAAGCTTAATTCTGGTAAATTTAATGTAGAACCACTAAATGCGGAAGTTGAAGCTTTTACTCAAGAGCAAGTCAACCAAGACAATGCAAGTACTTATTTTGAAGATTTTGATGTTATTGCAGCAGAGCAAATTATTTATGATAAAAACTTAAGAGATACAACCATCACAACAACACCCTTTGCTGTGGTAAGTTATAAAGCGAGTTATCATAATGAACCACAAGTTTTTCGCATTTATTCCATTTACAACCCAAGCGCAGATCGAGGAGATGGTGAAGCGGGACATCGCCAAAAAATCCAACGCTATTTTGTAGATATTAATGAAGATAATTTCTTTTTGGCGCAACATATTGTTATTCGTTCTATGCTTTGGGGCTATAACTTTTTCTTCCAAAGAGAAGCTGTTCAATTGAGAGAAGATGAGGCCACAACCAAACAATCTTTCCCTGAAAACAAAGAGCGAGATCGCAATCAACAATTTAAAGTTATACAAGAATAA
- a CDS encoding O-antigen ligase family protein — translation MRSQLTIRKYSYNLFKGYALSILLSVLAAIFFETPIPFLIPIALAFVFQVLVDYEKIYFLLFMSIPLSTEVFLTDHLATDLPTEPLIVGLMLIYFFVVLTNPMSINAKYIKHPLSILIATHVLWIAISTFTSSAFGFSFKFLLAKLWYVVTFFYFTGHLVKDQKKLDRLLWLVAVPLTFATTKVILHHASLDFGFKMINTACPPFFRNHVNYAAILSVFLPFLWYLRKWANSNLSQRFAEIALLVISFGIITAYTRAAYVAVALAPIVYWVVRLRIVKLAAIIVTIGLAGILSFLIAENKFMELVPTEQTVAHTELADIVSSTSELKDVSTMERYYRWIAGTQMIAEKPVFGFGPGNFYHFYKHYTLNKFSTYVSDNLEKSGIHNYYLMTTLEQGIIGLIIFLALIYMTIIYGEQVYHNSPDRKRKDIVMASILSTIIIDAFLLMNDMIETDKIGSFFFFNIAIIVIIDLINKEEKKEKE, via the coding sequence ATGAGAAGCCAATTAACCATACGTAAATATTCGTATAATTTATTTAAAGGCTATGCCCTTTCTATCTTACTATCTGTATTAGCGGCTATCTTTTTTGAAACTCCTATTCCATTTTTAATACCGATAGCCCTTGCTTTTGTTTTTCAAGTGTTGGTTGACTATGAGAAAATTTATTTCTTATTATTCATGTCGATCCCTTTATCTACAGAAGTATTTCTAACCGATCACTTGGCGACCGATTTGCCGACGGAACCCTTGATTGTAGGGCTAATGCTCATTTATTTTTTTGTTGTACTCACCAACCCAATGAGTATCAACGCCAAGTATATCAAACACCCATTATCTATACTGATAGCAACCCATGTTCTGTGGATTGCTATCAGTACATTTACTTCTTCAGCCTTCGGTTTTTCCTTTAAATTTCTATTGGCTAAGTTGTGGTATGTAGTTACCTTTTTTTATTTCACAGGGCACCTTGTAAAAGATCAAAAAAAACTAGATCGACTGCTTTGGTTAGTCGCCGTTCCTCTTACTTTTGCCACCACAAAAGTAATTTTACATCATGCCAGTTTAGATTTTGGGTTCAAGATGATTAATACAGCTTGTCCTCCATTTTTTCGCAATCATGTTAACTATGCTGCCATCTTATCGGTTTTTCTACCCTTCTTATGGTATCTCCGAAAATGGGCGAATTCTAATTTATCTCAACGGTTTGCTGAAATAGCACTTTTAGTTATTTCCTTTGGTATTATTACGGCCTACACAAGAGCTGCTTATGTTGCTGTTGCATTAGCGCCTATTGTTTATTGGGTAGTTCGTCTACGTATTGTCAAATTAGCCGCAATTATTGTTACCATCGGATTAGCAGGCATTCTTTCTTTTTTGATTGCAGAAAATAAATTCATGGAACTGGTTCCAACAGAACAAACTGTAGCTCATACCGAATTGGCCGACATTGTTTCTTCTACTTCTGAGCTAAAAGATGTTTCAACCATGGAACGTTATTATCGTTGGATTGCAGGAACTCAAATGATTGCAGAAAAGCCTGTTTTTGGATTTGGACCTGGAAATTTTTATCACTTCTATAAGCACTATACGCTAAATAAATTTTCTACTTATGTTAGTGATAACCTCGAAAAATCAGGTATTCATAATTACTATCTGATGACAACACTTGAGCAGGGAATCATTGGGCTAATTATTTTTTTGGCGCTCATTTATATGACCATTATATATGGGGAACAAGTCTATCATAATTCCCCCGATAGGAAACGCAAAGATATAGTGATGGCCTCCATTCTTTCAACCATTATTATTGATGCTTTTTTGCTGATGAATGATATGATTGAAACAGATAAAATAGGTTCTTTTTTCTTTTTTAACATCGCTATCATCGTTATTATTGATCTTATTAACAAAGAAGAAAAAAAGGAAAAGGAATAA
- a CDS encoding MATE family efflux transporter, which translates to MNREFLLNLFFLIAVNLIIKPFYVFGIDLKVQNEVENYSLYFALLNFSYIFQILSDLGIQQYNNRNIAQHDYLFDKYFPHILGLKGGLAFLFLFVSLSIALLIGYTWQDLTLLIFLLLNQIFITLTFFFRSNISGLQHYRLDSLLSVLDKLLMIFICLPLLWGPWVDDFTIEWFVYAQSIAFGSTAFIAFWLTRRYLKTRLKLAWNSPLLKAILKQSIPFSLVVLLMSIYTRIDAVMIDRLLYDPITQAGNQQGYIYAAAYRLLDAINMICFLFAGLLLPMFARTIKQNKDVKPLWKLSNSIMLMITLSFSIAVCFNADEIMQLLYNDYSPAMAEVLILLMIGFNSIGIIQIVGTLLTANGNLMAMNLVFVLGIVINATANYFLILEYGAWGAAISTIITQSFVALAELELARRIFQVKWSWTFVAQISLFIIGVVGINLGLQEINIHWMFRFVLAGFAAVLWALLTKILDAAGILSIFKAKTI; encoded by the coding sequence ATGAATAGAGAATTTCTGCTTAATTTATTCTTTTTAATTGCAGTTAACCTAATTATTAAGCCTTTCTATGTATTTGGTATTGATTTGAAGGTACAGAATGAAGTTGAAAACTATAGTCTTTACTTTGCTTTACTCAATTTTTCCTATATTTTTCAGATCCTTAGTGACCTAGGTATACAGCAATACAATAACCGAAATATTGCCCAGCATGATTATCTATTTGATAAATACTTTCCCCATATCCTTGGTCTAAAAGGAGGCTTAGCTTTTTTATTCCTTTTTGTATCTTTAAGCATAGCCTTACTGATTGGTTATACTTGGCAAGATTTAACCTTATTAATTTTCTTGCTGCTGAATCAAATATTCATTACGCTCACCTTCTTCTTTCGGTCTAATATTTCAGGACTTCAGCACTATAGGTTAGATAGTTTGCTTTCTGTTTTGGACAAACTTCTTATGATTTTTATTTGCCTTCCTTTATTGTGGGGACCATGGGTAGATGATTTCACCATCGAATGGTTTGTTTATGCCCAGAGTATAGCATTTGGATCAACGGCATTCATTGCCTTTTGGCTCACTCGTCGATATTTAAAAACCCGACTAAAATTAGCTTGGAACAGCCCTCTATTAAAAGCTATTCTGAAACAAAGCATTCCTTTTTCATTGGTTGTTTTATTAATGAGTATCTACACTCGAATAGATGCCGTTATGATTGATCGATTGCTTTATGACCCAATAACACAGGCAGGAAATCAACAGGGGTATATTTATGCGGCAGCCTATCGCCTATTAGATGCCATTAATATGATTTGTTTTTTATTTGCAGGGCTCCTATTGCCAATGTTTGCTAGAACCATCAAGCAAAACAAAGATGTAAAGCCACTCTGGAAACTAAGCAATAGTATTATGCTAATGATTACCCTAAGTTTTAGCATTGCCGTTTGTTTTAATGCCGATGAAATTATGCAATTGCTTTACAATGATTATAGTCCAGCCATGGCAGAGGTGCTCATTTTATTAATGATTGGGTTCAATTCTATTGGGATTATTCAGATTGTGGGTACTTTATTAACAGCCAATGGCAACCTTATGGCAATGAATCTCGTCTTTGTCTTGGGAATTGTTATTAATGCCACTGCCAATTATTTTCTAATTTTAGAATATGGAGCATGGGGAGCAGCAATCAGTACAATCATTACACAATCATTTGTAGCCTTAGCAGAGTTAGAACTAGCACGCAGAATTTTTCAAGTAAAATGGAGTTGGACTTTTGTCGCACAAATTAGCTTATTTATAATCGGAGTGGTAGGCATTAATTTAGGGTTGCAAGAAATCAACATACACTGGATGTTTCGCTTTGTACTGGCAGGTTTTGCCGCTGTCTTATGGGCCTTATTGACTAAAATATTAGACGCAGCTGGCATTTTATCAATTTTTAAAGCGAAAACCATATAA
- a CDS encoding GumC domain-containing protein gives MSKEKTNYSLLDIIGILYRWKKPLLILIISVTIGSIIVSSLLDNYYTAYATFVPTNEEQKLFDSAGNLTLYGGDDAVSRVLIFAESSPFVSHMIQKFKLGDRYNIDVSTPKGQNRVEKHFRKLYDIKRNKHSGLEISIQDKDPQVAYDMVIAALDKIEELYRAATSGNKGLIKETYEKAIAEKESELITVADTLTTLRKKFNIFDVKQQSITLSGVLTTLEGRLAYDQAKLITFQEMNAPRDSIINVKARIAGALRQRELMRGGSTNNPDIETSSDIYAFNKGRDPVIYWETKIANLNEELSLIITQFAKFKTHAYSNIAGIIVLEPVQVPNLKSYPIRSFMVIGSTLIAIILGVIGVLILDAYKRINWKDVLYEKPINHT, from the coding sequence ATGAGTAAAGAAAAAACAAACTATTCTTTATTAGACATTATTGGCATTCTATACCGATGGAAAAAACCATTACTTATATTGATTATAAGTGTTACGATTGGCTCTATTATTGTTTCCTCCTTATTAGACAATTATTATACAGCCTATGCTACTTTTGTTCCTACTAATGAAGAACAGAAACTCTTTGATTCTGCTGGTAATTTAACCTTATATGGAGGAGATGATGCGGTTAGCCGTGTGTTAATTTTTGCAGAATCATCTCCCTTTGTTAGCCATATGATCCAAAAATTCAAACTTGGTGATCGTTATAATATTGATGTTAGCACCCCAAAAGGTCAAAACAGAGTAGAAAAACACTTTCGAAAACTTTATGACATCAAACGAAATAAGCACAGTGGTTTGGAAATATCAATCCAAGACAAAGATCCTCAAGTAGCGTATGATATGGTGATTGCAGCACTTGACAAAATAGAAGAGTTATATCGCGCTGCAACTTCTGGTAACAAAGGCTTGATCAAAGAAACCTACGAAAAGGCAATTGCTGAAAAGGAATCTGAACTCATTACAGTAGCCGATACGTTGACTACGCTTCGCAAAAAATTTAATATTTTTGATGTTAAGCAACAAAGTATCACATTATCTGGTGTATTAACTACCTTAGAAGGAAGACTCGCTTATGACCAAGCCAAGTTAATTACTTTTCAAGAAATGAATGCTCCTAGGGATTCTATTATCAATGTCAAAGCTCGTATTGCAGGGGCGCTTCGTCAACGAGAACTGATGCGTGGTGGTTCTACAAATAATCCAGATATAGAAACTTCTTCAGATATTTATGCTTTTAACAAAGGACGAGATCCTGTGATTTATTGGGAGACAAAAATTGCTAATCTCAATGAAGAACTATCCTTAATTATCACACAATTTGCAAAATTTAAAACACATGCCTACTCTAATATAGCAGGTATTATTGTTTTAGAACCCGTGCAAGTTCCCAACTTAAAATCTTATCCTATTCGTTCTTTTATGGTTATTGGATCAACTCTAATTGCTATAATTTTGGGAGTTATTGGAGTATTAATATTAGATGCGTACAAACGCATAAATTGGAAAGACGTTTTATATGAGAAGCCAATTAACCATACGTAA
- a CDS encoding tetratricopeptide repeat protein, with the protein MLRLTSYLVVLMLFLTACTSNNNKIGEDGFPEFSEEELQEMMKNNPKVQGQLGQQRNTEELIRKMQELLEQQPNDLVANYNLAKLFYQKFSKDSLQEDCQKAIPYFSRVIELDENYEKGHAYYNRMLCYLFTNQLDAAMDDINRFVAVNQGRTPVNYQSMRAEILFLQGKKEAACKYHQMALEVAQKDSLPVDNEQKWAGRCPN; encoded by the coding sequence ATGTTACGTTTAACTAGCTATCTGGTAGTTCTTATGTTATTTTTAACAGCTTGCACCTCAAATAATAATAAAATTGGAGAGGACGGTTTTCCTGAGTTTTCAGAAGAAGAATTGCAAGAAATGATGAAAAACAACCCGAAAGTTCAAGGACAGTTGGGGCAGCAGAGGAATACAGAAGAACTCATTCGAAAAATGCAAGAATTACTGGAACAGCAGCCCAATGATTTGGTTGCCAATTATAATTTGGCAAAGTTGTTTTATCAAAAATTTAGCAAAGATAGTTTACAAGAAGATTGCCAAAAAGCCATCCCTTATTTTTCTAGGGTAATTGAGCTAGATGAAAACTATGAAAAGGGGCATGCTTATTACAATAGAATGCTGTGTTATTTGTTCACCAACCAATTGGACGCAGCGATGGACGATATTAATCGTTTTGTAGCGGTAAACCAAGGCAGAACCCCAGTTAATTATCAATCTATGCGAGCAGAAATTTTATTTTTACAAGGAAAAAAAGAGGCAGCTTGTAAATATCATCAGATGGCTTTGGAGGTTGCTCAAAAAGATAGTTTACCCGTTGATAATGAACAAAAATGGGCAGGGCGATGTCCTAATTAA
- a CDS encoding class I SAM-dependent methyltransferase gives MIRKWHLKAIIQKTISFMPNGHKINHWFQKNITKGVYLGDEYFYDRLEHVKHHISAFQQFCGPIKGKKTLELGTGWYPVIPFSFFLSGASEINTVDISNLTNKEKLKDTIDRFIDLIEQNKLSQYIDALPERVATLQQIHKDFETLSFETILARLNIRYIIMDARKLSHIPTGSIDLVHSNNTFEHVYPDVLKDILKEFKRIVSPTGFQSHFIDMSDHFAHFDHSINIYNFLQYSNTTWDKIIDNSIQPQNRWRFPQFVNLYQELNIPLTDTETRPGDIEAVNSLKIHSDFSNFSTKELAISHCYMYSKMN, from the coding sequence ATGATACGTAAGTGGCACTTAAAGGCTATTATCCAAAAAACCATCTCATTCATGCCTAATGGGCATAAAATTAACCATTGGTTCCAAAAAAACATCACCAAAGGTGTTTATTTGGGAGATGAATATTTCTACGATCGCTTAGAGCATGTAAAACATCATATTAGCGCTTTTCAGCAGTTTTGTGGTCCTATTAAAGGAAAAAAAACACTGGAATTAGGAACGGGTTGGTACCCTGTTATTCCTTTTAGCTTCTTTTTGTCTGGAGCTTCTGAGATCAACACGGTAGACATTTCCAACCTCACCAACAAAGAGAAATTAAAAGATACCATTGATCGTTTTATTGACCTAATAGAACAGAATAAATTAAGTCAATATATCGATGCTCTTCCCGAACGAGTTGCCACCTTACAGCAAATTCATAAAGACTTTGAAACGCTTAGTTTTGAAACTATTTTAGCTCGGTTAAACATTCGTTATATCATTATGGATGCTAGAAAGCTAAGTCATATTCCTACAGGCTCTATCGATTTGGTTCATTCTAATAATACTTTTGAGCATGTTTATCCCGATGTACTGAAGGATATACTAAAAGAGTTTAAACGGATTGTCTCTCCTACTGGCTTTCAATCTCATTTTATTGATATGTCCGATCATTTTGCACATTTTGATCACTCCATCAATATTTATAACTTTCTACAGTACAGCAACACTACTTGGGACAAGATTATTGACAATAGTATTCAGCCTCAAAATAGATGGCGATTTCCTCAATTTGTCAACTTGTATCAAGAATTAAATATTCCGCTAACCGATACAGAAACTAGACCTGGGGATATAGAAGCGGTCAATTCCTTGAAAATTCATTCAGATTTTAGTAATTTTAGTACCAAAGAGTTAGCCATTAGTCATTGTTATATGTATTCAAAAATGAACTAG